Below is a genomic region from Medicago truncatula cultivar Jemalong A17 chromosome 3, MtrunA17r5.0-ANR, whole genome shotgun sequence.
AATTGTCTACTGGTGACTCTTTAGATATGACACCGCAGGATGAATCATCAATCACGGCAAATGATGCAACTGTCAAAGATATGGAGGTATGCAATACATGGTTTGTTTTCTAGAGCTTAGAAGTTGGAACATTTGGTTGATTTATTGGGGATGACATGATGAATCTGCATATTGACATATGATACATTGTTCTATCAAATAAATCACATTCTAAATTACAGAGACCTAAGTAACTGACAGTTGTTCGTATTTCTCTATCCTTTGTTAAATATTCCACAGGGAGCAGCTGTTGCTTATGTTGCTGACCTTCTTAAAGTTCCTGCAATTTTTGTAAAAGCtgtgactgatattattgacGGTGACAAACCAACTGCTGAAGAATTCCTACAAAATTTGGCTGCTGTAACTTCTGCACTTGATCTGGCTGTCGAACAGGTCATTAATTTTATCGATGGAAAGTGCATATCTGAACTTTGACTACCTAATTTCgtctttccaattttttttatatgcaacGCTCTACAATTGTACACTACCAATTGATTGGAAATATGTGAGATTTAAGCAAAAATGGTAAACTGAGAAGGATATTAAAGCTCCGACCACACCACTCTCTTGTGGCCGATATTGTATGCGTCATTCATTGCAAACATGTATAATGACATCCTCTTAATTTATATCGCCAATCACGTCTACTCCTGCAAATGAGGGATCATTCTCAAATATAAGTAAGAGCAACACAAGTCACTTAAAAACATGAAAGAAATGCTAAACAACCAAACATCTTCGCTACCACTAATAACCTGCTTGTTTTTCACATTTTCATTCCCAGCTTGACATGCAAGATGACAGTTATTGGATATTCCAGGGACAATTGATGATACTTGGTAGTACTAAGAGCATCTCCAATGCGAATATTATAGAGAATCCGTTTTGGGTCCATAACTCTGATTGTGTGGTCCCTACTACGTCAcatcataattaaacaactcatCACTCGTTTTTGCTTCAATTGCTCCAGTGGTAAAATATTTAAGGAACCTTTAAGCACTCacacttgtattttttttttctttctattagcAATAATTTTTATCTCGAATTGAAAtattaattcattcattttaaatCATACATGAAATATCTAAGTAATAcaatattgttattttaattaattttaaatggaTTTTCACTGTAAAAAAATACCCAAATGGAAGtttctgtttgatttttttttaaagctaaaTTAGCTCAATCAATATTtgaagagttaaaaaaaattaaaaatgtgtttgTGATGCGTACATACGGAATTTACGTATAATGAATATTTTAAGTACTTCTTTGTTTCTTTACTAAATAATGAAtatttgaagataaaataatCTAAGACTTTTTTGCATCATAGCTTTGTAGGTCTGGCTTTATATGGAGTCCTGCAAGTGTATGATGAGATTAGACTCCTCGGATactgagattaaaaaaaaaacttgacttAAATATAAGAAATGGTATTGACTTAAAAAACTTAGACTCCTGGGCCATTTTTAAGGATTTcaagagaaaaaattattttataaaaaaatcaaatatttcgattttcaatgcattgattacatatattttcataaaaaaattatcatttaaatatattaaaagtgCGCACTCGCTAACATTTCTttataagaaataatatttggatCAAATATACATCAACGACAATAATGGTTTGTTATAagcattttttagttttaaggaTTTTGTAGAGGTAAATAATTTTCAACTAAAGTATATATATTGAAAGGACCGGAAAAAATAGATGCTAGTGAATTATAtcaaatcaaatcctaataaaAGGTAAAATAGAAGTGTGGATGAGTATACGCTCGTTTCATTCATATAAAAAGGATAAATGGAGGAATGAATGACTATCATTTAACTTCACATTTTGTGATGTGTTTAATGCCAGATCAAGAAAACACAATCTATTGTCAGTCTAATTGTAACATTTGCATCTAAGAACATATATTGTCCAGTCCACCAAGAACTGCAAGCTGTTCCTGATAACGAACCATGGTCTCACCTTGTGCATAAAACAACTTTTCCATTGAGAATCCTGAAAGATGCTTGCTATACTTATGAGCATTCCACTGAAGGAATACACAAACACTAGACATGTGGAATGAAACAAAGAATGATTCATGACGGTGTTTGTCCACCACACCTTCTTCCACTCACTCCATTTCTTACCTCTTCCTTTTTATCATTCCAAGTCAAAATTGATTAggagagacaaaaaaaaatcacaaagtcCATGAATTTGATCTCTTGAGCACAGGATCCTTTAGCTGTCGGTCTTCTTCAAGTGCTATAATACCTAAATGTGAAGGATCATCAAGCATCATCCTAGCCACCAAATAACCAGCAATAGACCAGGTTTGGCATTTTCGAGCCTGCTTTCCAATGTATCGACCATGTGTTCCATCATAATACTCCGGCCAGTTGTCTTTTAGCAGTCTGGCCTCGGCAATTTGAAGGGCACGTTTTGCAATTTGGGGTCGCCCAGTCTTGATAGCCGCCGCAGACAAAAACCATAACATAACTGCAACCACCATAACCGATATCACCATATTAAAAAAGCAAATACTAAAAGAGTTGAAAATATAAAGTAGAGaaattctctctttttttttctggcattaGCATAGCCCTTGTTTGAAGACTGGCTAATAAAGTCTTTCATAACCTAGTTTGAAATGATAGAGTTTGACTAAATCACGATGACACGTGGTTTTATCGAAGCTACATAGCATAGTTTATGCTATATCGTGATTTTGTTAAACTCATTGTCAATGCAAACATGCACTCAAATTATCTACATCTATTATATTATTCCTATGTTTCCACTGCATTTGTTTAATGATGAAATGAAGTTTGATTTCCCTCAAAAGTcgtacacacacacacacaaacacacacgcacacattTGTTCTGCGAAATTCAGAATGGTAGCATAAGAGTACCTGGCCAAGATCCCCCATTGTGGTAACTCCATCTAGTATTTTTTGGGTCACATCCTGTTATGATCCTCCATTCATGATTTTCAAGGGCTGGATAACAAACTTTGACAGGCATCTCCCCAATTAATTCTTCCCACCGTGATTCTATGAGATCCATAATTGCAACTGACTGTTCAGGAGTTGCCAAGCAGGACAAAATTGCTATGCAATTACCAAGGCAAAACCAGCGGAAATCCATCCTAGCCGGACTCACATTCCCAATAAAGTATCCGCCATGATGAGGCATGAAATCAAAAATCCAATCTGGTAAAGAATCGGGAATGACATTAAACTTGTTCACAGCAGTATGTGAGTACTCTTCTGTTTTGAATCGATATATATCATTAAGTTGCTTCAAATCCAACCAAAAGTGGCTTCTCATATGATAGCTTAAGGCATGCAAGCGTTTCGCAATTCGTTCCATAAACTCTTTCCCTTCAGCATCTGGCTTAAGCAATAGCATGGCACATCTTAAAGCCATGAAGAACAATGCTTGAATTTCAATTGGATAGCCATAAACACCCTGAaatcataaattataaataaaaaatgaagtaagAAATGGATAGATTGACCACTAGGAATAAAAGTCATAGTAAATCCCCTGTCCGTGCCTAGTAGTAGCATATCTAGAATAACTCTGCTAGATTGTTATTCTCATTCACTTTGGATTCAGTACTAGCAGAAAAACAGATTATGGCTTGAGTTTTGATTTTTACACAGGATTGAAGTCGTTGTGATATAAATCTACAAAGTTGGGAAAAacatagaaaaatcattttatccTATCATCAATGCTTATTTTCCAGGCAGTAGATTATGAATAAAGTTCAGCAAACTCACCATTCTACGATCAATCATACAGCACCCATCAGCACATAGTAAAGTCGGAAATGTATCAAACCCCTCTGACAAGCATAAACTCAGAATCAAACGCATACCCTTTTGACATTCAGGCTGGTCAGCTAAAGAAGAGTCTCCTGTAGATTTTGTGTATGCACGAAGCAATATGATCCACCAAAATCCAGAATCAACAGGAGCAACCCTGCCTATTGCACTTTCACCAAAATCTGCTATCAAGGTTTCGCGGTTTCTGACCGGATCATGGAATACCTTAAAACTAGCAGGCATCACTCCTTCTGCCAGATGAAACCTATCAATCTTTTTTTCCCAGGATTGAAGACGAAGAGTCTTCAAGAGAAAATTCTTGACAATGTCTGGTTCCCCATGCATCAAAAAAGCCAGAGCACTTGGAACAAAGTCTCTAACAAAAACCTAGGCACAAGTATAATTCCCCATATTAGGCCTCCATAGGAAACTCAAAATGGatggaaaaatataaaaggaTCAAAACCACTGATCCAGCATGACAAGGTCCATATTAGGGACTCCAAAGTTAAGTAcaaatccattaaaaaaataaaaacacttaCGAAATTGTACGAAAAAAAGGTAACAAAGACATGTTACCTGATCATAATTAAGATTTTCATCAGAATTGTCCAAGGCAGCAATTGTTCCAACTGGTTCACCACGAAAATGTACCAAGGAACGCCTGAGAGCTTCCCAAGCTTCAGGCAATATTGAATGAGAGTCCAATAACAATGATCTTGGAGTATTAAGACCAGATTTGTGCACAGGAGAAAATGCATGATCAAGATGTTCTCCAGGGCGAGGAAAGTTTTCAAGTTTTGAGGCCAATAGACGCGGAGATAAGCCTATTGATAGTTCACTCATTGATCTTTCATCACATGATCTTTGTCTCTCTATGTTCAAAGTCCTTGGCTTATCTAATACTTTAGAGAAATCAAATTCCTCAAATTCTGCGACAGCACATAGCGAGTCTTGACTTTTCAAATTTCCATTACCATTGTGATGAGCCCAATCTATTGGAGGGGTAGACATCTTCCAGCAAAATCTTAGCGCTTGCAGTAGTTGTCCTCAAAATCCTGCAGACAGGGTTTCTTACAGTTAAATGatatacaaaattacaaatatgaCCCTTCTAGGATACACAacttaatttgcagcttatagcataagtgtttatcatgataatctatatatataaaataaaaataaaaaaagataaaataatgttgCAGTGTTTTCGTATATATGCATGTGCTTGAACATGTGAAACGATCTCACAAATGCATATGCGAgaagataagctcaaataattCCATGGAAACAGAAATCCAAAATTTCAAATGATGTTGAGTTGTTCAagcacatacatacatacatacatacatacagaTACAGGTTCCGCAAAATGATTAAGAACAGCAAAAAGAAGCAGAAGTTTCCAATTCAAAATCCCTAGAATTATATATGAAAACGTTTTTTCTGAGTTTGATTTGACGAAGAAACGTTgattaaagaaaagaaagaaaaatctggGAAGCaattaaaggaaagaaaaagatgtGCATGGATCCTGAAAATACGTGAATGAATTAACAGCATCATGAAGCATGATTTGAAATGAAGATTTACGTGAAATAATGAAAGCATTATATTATGTTAATTATGGAAGGAAGATTAATCAAGTAAGTAACTAAACCGAAACAAGAAAGCATGACACAGCAACGTATGTATGAACGTCGTGATGGAAATGCGAAGGATGAAATCATGAGATCATAGTATTCTATTCTATTATGCAATAATTTAGGAAGTAGTTAATTAATTGATCAATAAATAAACTAACCTCGCAGCAAGAAAAGTgtggaaagagaaagagaaagagagagaacgAAGCACGTGAAGAAGCTGTGTGTTTCCTCGTGAATTGTGATTAAAATAATACTGCTAGTACCAGTAGTACTATAAAAGTGAGTGTGgctttttatcttttgtttttattcaatCATGCAATTTCActatattatttgataaatacaATTTGGCATGACGTTAgttagtgtgtgtttgtgttgtaCGTGCGGAGGCTGATATATTTTGGTGCTACCCTCACTCActcacatattttatttttttcacttttttttttttgacaatattaagTACCacgttacattacattacattcatTCATGCTCACTTGCTAAATCCTCCCTATGTTTTTAAATacaagtaaaattgattttttaaattcattcatttaatgatatatgtagTGGTCCATATTAttaatcatatacatcattaaatgaatgaatttaaaaactcaattttacTACTACACTAATTAAATAAACTCGTGTTAGTTCCAATGCATCTTTTTAAATCTTCCAATTGACCACCGCAGTTCATTATACTATACAACTTTCACAATAGTAGTCGAAAAAACTATATTCaattaacttttcattttcaaataattttctcTGGGTTATTCTCTTGGAATATTGAGACATCGCTGGAATGAAATTGTTTTGAGAGATTGTTAACCGAGATAAAGATTTTATCGCGAGGTCAATCATGAAGACAGTTGTTAGGGTTGTTGAATAAATGCATCATCTTTTATAGTTAAGGACTTTTAGAATGAGTTTCTTCTGATTCATTTATGTATGAGTATCACCAAACTATTTTTCAGTTTAAGGACTTGTCAACcgattcaagaaaaaaaatcaaatccttAATTGAAAACATTTGGGAGCACCTACCCCGAGTCTTGTAGtgtaatttccttttttttttcctttagccTGTGCTTCTGCATGTCATTCTTTTTACTTATTTATCAATTGGATTTGTTTCGTTTGGTTTATCAATCTATTTATTATGAGTCGTGTTGATCTAAAATCctctcatctttttttttttttttttgaaaataataaattttagacattGAAAAACGTAATGTACATTCTCTAAgattttgtttgtgagtttggaggggagggatttaaaaaaaataaagaaatagagTACTTTAGAAAAAGGAGAGATTTGAggggttcatttttcttttctacatAATACAAAATTCTATCTATGTATTggaagaggtttttttttttttttgagaggaaggTTTGTGTggaatgaatttttcaaatttaatctatttgttataatattcttaaaatttaaaatatattaatcataagcatgCTATcgttctcaaaaaaaaaacatttttaaagaatgtAAAAGATTTCTATGTATTCTCTTATATTCTCGACCCCCAAAGTTTTCCTCTCTCAATAGTCAATAAGAACACTCGCTAACATTTTCCATTGACAAAACAAGCTCATAATCACACAAGTATTTGCACAAGCGTTAGTTTCAGGATAAAATGATCCCAATCCATTGCTAGAAGAAGGTACGGATGTTTAGAATTAACCTACAGCCGACAACCTTGTCACTTCATAAACAACACTTTGTGTaggtcttttcttttttttacaaaaaagaaaagacatGGAAACATATTAATCACTTCAtaaatagttttccattaaCTATTTCACGCACGAACTTGCTTTCGCTATATCagcattttccttttcaaataTCACATTTATTACAATTTTGTCTCAAAATGGAGATTACGATTTTAAGTGGTAATTACTTATCTCAATTTTGATTATGAATAGATAATATACCATTTTTGGAGGCCAAGAATCTAGATTGAATGGCCAAAAGAAAGGTTTGAATTGGctaaaagtttgatttttaaaaagggaACTATTGTTGTGAGCATGATGACCAAAAGTGAAATTAAATCCAAAATAGTATTATTTAAAACTTTAATTATatgcatatttaatttgaaCTGGTTGAGCATTAGTCTGTTGGTGGATTTAATTACAAATTATCATTTCGATgttgaaaatattgtttttacatcACTTTTGCTGAGTGTGATGGCGTAGTAGGAAAAGTTGAGATAATCATGGCCATATATCTGAATTAGTTTTTGTACATAATTCATAAGGGCaggatttttaattacaaggCAAATTATGGTACTCACTACTCATCATACATCAAATGTTGTTGAGATATGTTGATGGTCCTGGGAATACCACGGCTCTTCTGGCATGGATCAGTGGTAACTTTTTAAATACACTTCTTCAAAATGCATGAAATTTTGTAATTCTAGTCTTACTATATAAAATAGAGGTTAAAAAAGTTTTACTATCACAAAATGAACGTACAAAGGAGTTTTTCCTAGGGTAAGATGATTTCACACATTTGCaccaacatataaaaaaaagttgaaaaaggaatgtgaaattttaaattgtggttGCAGTAGTGACTGCCATTACGATGCAAACCTTGATAT
It encodes:
- the LOC11411611 gene encoding probable alkaline/neutral invertase B yields the protein MSTPPIDWAHHNGNGNLKSQDSLCAVAEFEEFDFSKVLDKPRTLNIERQRSCDERSMSELSIGLSPRLLASKLENFPRPGEHLDHAFSPVHKSGLNTPRSLLLDSHSILPEAWEALRRSLVHFRGEPVGTIAALDNSDENLNYDQVFVRDFVPSALAFLMHGEPDIVKNFLLKTLRLQSWEKKIDRFHLAEGVMPASFKVFHDPVRNRETLIADFGESAIGRVAPVDSGFWWIILLRAYTKSTGDSSLADQPECQKGMRLILSLCLSEGFDTFPTLLCADGCCMIDRRMGVYGYPIEIQALFFMALRCAMLLLKPDAEGKEFMERIAKRLHALSYHMRSHFWLDLKQLNDIYRFKTEEYSHTAVNKFNVIPDSLPDWIFDFMPHHGGYFIGNVSPARMDFRWFCLGNCIAILSCLATPEQSVAIMDLIESRWEELIGEMPVKVCYPALENHEWRIITGCDPKNTRWSYHNGGSWPVMLWFLSAAAIKTGRPQIAKRALQIAEARLLKDNWPEYYDGTHGRYIGKQARKCQTWSIAGYLVARMMLDDPSHLGIIALEEDRQLKDPVLKRSNSWTL